From a region of the Azospirillum formosense genome:
- a CDS encoding cyclic nucleotide-binding domain-containing protein — protein sequence MRSLTVCAALDPEELRRLADILQTARVEAGQTLFSEGDAADALYNVTAGTVKLYKLLPDGRRQITGFLVTGDFLGLAVNDSYAYTAETVTAATLCRFPRKKIDALMDEFPKMQRRLFSMASNELAAAQDQMLLLGRKTAKEKICSFLLMLSQRAARRGHKENPVYVPMSRADIADYLGLTTETVSRTFTQLKTAGVISLQEGNKVLISDMDAIYDMAEGC from the coding sequence GTGCGCAGTCTGACCGTCTGCGCCGCCCTGGACCCCGAGGAACTGCGCCGTCTCGCCGACATCCTGCAGACCGCCCGCGTCGAAGCCGGACAGACCCTGTTCAGCGAAGGCGACGCGGCCGACGCGCTCTACAACGTCACCGCCGGCACCGTGAAGCTCTACAAGCTGCTCCCGGACGGGCGCCGCCAGATCACCGGATTCCTCGTCACCGGCGACTTCCTGGGGCTGGCCGTCAACGACAGCTACGCCTACACCGCGGAGACGGTCACGGCGGCGACGCTCTGCCGCTTCCCGCGCAAGAAGATCGACGCGCTGATGGACGAGTTCCCGAAGATGCAGCGCCGTCTCTTCTCCATGGCCTCGAACGAGCTGGCGGCGGCGCAGGACCAGATGCTTCTGCTCGGCCGCAAGACGGCGAAGGAGAAGATCTGCTCCTTCCTGCTGATGCTGTCCCAGCGCGCCGCCCGGCGCGGGCACAAGGAAAATCCCGTCTACGTGCCGATGAGCCGGGCCGACATCGCCGATTACCTGGGCCTGACCACCGAGACGGTCAGCCGCACCTTCACCCAGCTGAAGACCGCCGGGGTGATCTCGCTGCAGGAAGGCAACAAGGTCCTGATCAGCGACATGGACGCCATCTACGACATGGCCGAGGGCTGCTGA
- a CDS encoding NADP-dependent malic enzyme translates to MTEPDTKRVTDEEALLLHSSGRPGKLEIAPTKPLTTQRDLSLAYSPGVAVPCLRIAEDPSTAYDYTAKGNIVAVISNGTAVLGLGDLGALASKPVMEGKAVLFKRFADVDGIDLEVDTRNVDEFVNCVRFLGPSFGGINLEDIKAPDCFIIEERLRELLDIPVFHDDQHGTAIIAAAGLINACDITGRNLKDVTMVVNGAGAAGIACAELFTTMGVPRENIILCDTKGVVYRGRTDGMNQWKSSFAVETDKRTLQEAVAGSDVFVGLSAKGAMTPEMVKSMAAKPIIFALANPDPEITPEEVKAVRSDAIVATGRSDYPNQVNNVLGFPYLFRGALDVRATTINEAMKVAAAKALAALAREDVPDEVDAAYAGRRLRYGPEYIIPVPFDPRLIVTVPAAVAQAAMETGVARKPIVDLAGYRNALRTRLNPTADSLQLILEKVKANPRRVVFAEGEEERTIRAALAYRAAGFGTPVLIGREEVIKEQLAAMGQSGVSLEIHNARVSDANRRYSDYLYRRMQRRGALLRDCQRMVNQDRNVFAALMVAQGDAHAMVTGLTRTFGVAFEEIRRVIDAKANEPVFGLHVFLTRNRTVLIADTTVHVRPNGQTLADIAIGAAAKARQMGHEPRVALLSFSNFGQHPHPNTDPLREAISILDSRRVDFEYDGEMSADVALDHQLMKRVYPFCRLSGPANVLIMPGLHSANITAKLLNKMAGGQMIGPLLIGLDKPAQIVTMGASVNDLVTAAALAAHDSLPW, encoded by the coding sequence ATGACCGAACCCGATACGAAGCGCGTCACCGACGAAGAAGCCCTTCTGCTGCACTCCTCCGGGCGTCCGGGCAAGCTGGAGATCGCGCCCACCAAGCCGCTGACGACCCAGCGCGACCTGTCGCTGGCCTATTCGCCGGGCGTGGCCGTTCCCTGCCTGCGCATCGCCGAGGACCCCAGCACGGCCTACGACTACACGGCCAAGGGCAACATCGTCGCCGTCATCTCCAACGGCACGGCGGTGCTGGGGCTGGGCGACCTCGGCGCGCTCGCCTCCAAGCCGGTGATGGAAGGCAAGGCGGTGCTCTTCAAGCGCTTCGCCGACGTGGACGGCATCGACCTGGAGGTCGACACCAGGAACGTCGACGAGTTCGTCAACTGCGTCCGCTTCCTCGGGCCGAGCTTCGGCGGCATCAACCTGGAGGACATCAAGGCGCCGGACTGCTTCATCATCGAGGAGCGCCTGCGCGAGCTGCTGGACATCCCCGTTTTCCACGACGACCAGCACGGCACCGCCATCATCGCCGCCGCCGGACTGATCAACGCCTGCGACATCACCGGGCGGAACCTCAAGGACGTGACGATGGTGGTCAACGGCGCCGGGGCGGCGGGCATCGCCTGCGCCGAGCTGTTCACGACCATGGGCGTGCCGCGCGAGAACATCATCCTGTGCGACACCAAGGGCGTCGTCTACCGCGGCCGCACCGACGGCATGAACCAGTGGAAGTCGTCCTTCGCGGTGGAGACGGACAAGCGCACGCTCCAGGAGGCGGTCGCCGGCTCCGACGTCTTCGTCGGCCTGTCGGCCAAGGGCGCCATGACGCCGGAGATGGTCAAGTCGATGGCGGCCAAGCCGATCATCTTCGCGCTGGCCAACCCCGATCCGGAGATCACCCCGGAGGAGGTGAAGGCCGTCCGCTCCGACGCCATCGTGGCGACAGGCCGGTCCGACTACCCGAACCAGGTCAACAACGTCCTGGGCTTCCCCTACCTGTTCCGCGGCGCGCTGGACGTGCGGGCGACCACCATCAACGAGGCGATGAAGGTCGCCGCCGCCAAGGCGCTGGCCGCCCTGGCCCGCGAGGACGTGCCGGACGAGGTGGACGCCGCCTATGCGGGCCGCCGCCTGCGCTACGGGCCGGAATACATCATCCCGGTGCCATTCGACCCGCGGCTGATCGTGACGGTCCCCGCCGCGGTGGCCCAGGCCGCCATGGAAACCGGCGTGGCGCGCAAGCCCATCGTCGATCTGGCGGGCTACCGGAACGCGCTGCGCACGCGGCTCAACCCGACGGCGGACAGCCTCCAGCTCATCCTGGAGAAGGTGAAGGCCAACCCGCGCCGCGTCGTCTTCGCCGAGGGCGAGGAGGAGCGGACGATCCGCGCCGCGCTCGCCTACCGCGCCGCCGGCTTCGGCACGCCCGTGCTGATCGGGCGCGAGGAGGTCATCAAGGAGCAGCTGGCGGCGATGGGCCAGTCGGGCGTCTCGCTGGAGATCCACAACGCCCGCGTCTCCGACGCCAACCGCCGCTACAGCGACTATCTGTACCGCCGGATGCAGCGCCGGGGGGCCCTGCTGCGCGACTGCCAGCGCATGGTGAACCAGGACCGCAACGTCTTCGCCGCGCTGATGGTGGCGCAGGGCGACGCCCACGCCATGGTCACCGGCCTGACCCGCACCTTCGGCGTGGCCTTCGAGGAGATCCGCCGGGTCATCGACGCCAAGGCGAACGAGCCGGTCTTCGGCCTGCACGTCTTCCTGACGCGCAACCGCACGGTGCTGATCGCCGACACCACGGTGCATGTCCGGCCGAACGGCCAGACGCTGGCCGACATCGCCATCGGCGCCGCGGCCAAGGCGCGCCAGATGGGGCACGAGCCGCGGGTGGCTCTGCTGTCCTTCTCCAACTTCGGCCAGCACCCCCACCCGAACACCGACCCGCTGCGCGAGGCCATTTCCATCCTCGACAGCCGCCGCGTCGATTTCGAGTATGACGGGGAGATGTCGGCGGACGTGGCGCTCGACCACCAGCTGATGAAGCGGGTCTACCCGTTCTGCCGGCTGTCCGGCCCGGCCAACGTCCTGATCATGCCCGGCCTGCATTCGGCCAACATCACGGCGAAGCTGCTCAACAAGATGGCCGGCGGCCAGATGATCGGCCCGCTGCTGATCGGCTTGGACAAGCCGGCGCAGATCGTCACCATGGGCGCCTCGGTCAACGATCTGGTCACCGCGGCGGCGCTGGCGGCCCACGACTCGCTGCCCTGGTGA
- a CDS encoding ATP-binding protein — translation MTHEKRPSMTAKPMPPLRLIIAAALVLAPLLPALWGLWRQGTIGPLVAVLGGLAGAGGVALMIQLYVRDLRTVAAHAAQLAAGPTEAVPSLPATASRPVRAAAAAAVRLHRVMNARTELALAQLEANESIIEALHDPLVLVGEERQVARANQAARALFGDRILDRDLAASLRNPAVLEAVDAVLKGGASRILEFSLPVPVERMFEVRVKPFQRRVPRPARDEDGVPAGTVPGRMVILTLHDITALRRSEQMRADFIANASHELRTPLSSLLGFIETLRGPAREDLEAHERFLSIMQDQASRMARLVNDLLSLSRIELDEHMPPAGTVDVLDRLDGVMAALELKAASRRIRLTLEAPDRLPAVVGDEDQLTQVFQNLVSNAIKYTRENTDVTVAVSLADGMAVGVSGPTGRGGRGMPMVAVAVRDQGEGIARTHLPRLTERFYRVDAARSRAMGGTGLGLAIVKHIVNRHRGRLTIESAVGVGSTFTVYLPAASEESGEGRAAEPVRRQA, via the coding sequence ATGACGCACGAGAAGCGCCCGTCCATGACTGCCAAGCCGATGCCGCCCCTCCGGTTGATCATCGCCGCCGCGCTGGTGCTGGCGCCGCTGCTGCCGGCCCTGTGGGGGCTGTGGCGGCAGGGGACGATCGGACCGCTGGTGGCGGTTCTGGGGGGCTTGGCCGGGGCTGGCGGGGTGGCGCTGATGATCCAGCTCTATGTCCGCGACCTGCGGACGGTGGCCGCCCACGCCGCGCAGCTCGCCGCCGGCCCGACGGAGGCGGTGCCCTCCCTGCCCGCCACCGCCTCCCGCCCGGTGCGCGCGGCGGCGGCGGCGGCGGTGCGGCTGCACCGGGTGATGAACGCCCGCACCGAACTGGCGCTGGCCCAGCTCGAAGCCAACGAATCCATCATCGAGGCGCTGCACGACCCGCTGGTCCTGGTCGGGGAGGAACGGCAGGTGGCGCGGGCCAACCAGGCGGCGCGCGCCCTGTTCGGCGACCGCATCCTCGACCGCGACCTCGCCGCCTCGCTGCGCAACCCGGCGGTGCTGGAGGCGGTGGACGCCGTGCTGAAGGGCGGCGCCTCGCGCATCCTGGAATTCAGCCTGCCGGTGCCGGTGGAGCGCATGTTCGAGGTGCGGGTGAAGCCCTTCCAGCGGCGCGTCCCCCGCCCGGCCCGCGACGAGGACGGGGTGCCCGCCGGAACCGTGCCGGGGCGGATGGTCATCCTGACGCTGCACGACATCACCGCGCTGCGCCGGTCGGAGCAGATGCGCGCCGACTTCATCGCCAACGCCAGCCACGAATTGCGCACCCCGCTGTCCTCCCTGCTCGGCTTCATCGAGACGCTGCGCGGTCCCGCCCGCGAGGATCTGGAGGCGCACGAGCGCTTCCTGTCGATCATGCAGGACCAGGCCAGCCGCATGGCCCGCCTCGTCAACGACCTGCTGTCGCTGTCGCGGATCGAGCTGGACGAGCACATGCCCCCCGCCGGCACGGTCGACGTGCTGGACCGGCTGGACGGGGTGATGGCGGCGCTGGAGCTGAAGGCGGCCAGCCGCCGCATCCGCCTGACGCTGGAGGCGCCGGACCGCCTGCCCGCGGTGGTCGGCGACGAGGACCAGCTCACCCAGGTCTTCCAGAACCTCGTCAGCAACGCGATCAAATACACGCGCGAGAACACCGACGTGACGGTCGCCGTGTCGCTCGCCGACGGCATGGCGGTCGGGGTGTCCGGCCCGACGGGCCGCGGCGGGCGGGGGATGCCGATGGTCGCCGTCGCCGTGCGCGACCAGGGGGAGGGCATCGCCCGCACCCACCTGCCGCGCCTGACCGAGCGCTTTTACCGCGTCGACGCCGCGCGCTCGCGGGCGATGGGCGGCACCGGGCTGGGGCTGGCCATCGTCAAGCACATCGTGAACCGCCACCGCGGCCGCCTGACCATCGAAAGCGCGGTCGGGGTGGGCAGCACCTTCACGGTCTATCTTCCCGCCGCCTCGGAGGAGTCGGGAGAGGGCCGCGCCGCGGAGCCCGTGCGGCGCCAAGCTTAA
- a CDS encoding PstS family phosphate ABC transporter substrate-binding protein: MNSKKLAVTAAAVVAMTAAFAGAANAQSRDQIRAVGSSTVFPFTTAVAEAFGKGGKFKTPVVESTGTGGGLKLFCAGVGPQHPDVANASRRIKKSEVEQCAANGVAQITELKVGFDGIALAYSKQAPHTDLTTQILWKALAKEVPVDGKMVANPYKKWSDIDPKLPNKEIEVLGPPPTSGTRDTFNELVMLEGCKKVAEVKTIVADEKAREKACMTIREDGGYVEAGENDNLIVQKLTANPDAFGVFGYSFYDQNRDKLQTAKMDGVELSPEAVQAGKYELSRPLFIYIKNAHAGVIPGIREFIAEYTSERAMGEDGYLGDKGLISMPKAERDAARTSATNLTPLQL, from the coding sequence GTGAATTCCAAGAAGCTCGCCGTCACCGCCGCCGCGGTCGTCGCCATGACCGCCGCCTTCGCGGGTGCTGCGAACGCCCAGTCGCGCGACCAGATCCGCGCCGTCGGCTCCTCGACCGTGTTCCCGTTCACCACGGCGGTTGCCGAGGCCTTCGGCAAGGGCGGCAAGTTCAAGACCCCGGTCGTCGAGTCGACCGGCACCGGTGGCGGCCTGAAGCTGTTCTGCGCGGGCGTCGGCCCGCAGCACCCGGACGTGGCGAACGCCTCGCGCCGCATCAAGAAGTCCGAGGTCGAGCAGTGCGCCGCCAACGGCGTCGCCCAGATCACCGAGCTGAAGGTCGGCTTCGACGGGATCGCTCTCGCCTATTCCAAGCAGGCCCCGCACACCGATCTGACCACCCAGATCCTGTGGAAGGCGCTGGCCAAGGAAGTCCCGGTCGACGGCAAGATGGTCGCCAACCCCTACAAGAAGTGGTCGGACATCGACCCGAAGCTCCCGAACAAGGAGATCGAGGTCCTCGGCCCGCCCCCGACGTCCGGCACCCGTGACACCTTCAACGAGCTGGTGATGCTCGAAGGCTGCAAGAAGGTCGCCGAGGTCAAGACGATCGTCGCCGACGAGAAGGCCCGCGAAAAGGCCTGCATGACCATCCGCGAGGACGGCGGCTACGTCGAGGCCGGCGAGAACGACAACCTGATCGTCCAGAAGCTGACCGCCAACCCGGACGCCTTCGGCGTGTTCGGCTACAGCTTCTACGACCAGAACCGCGACAAGCTGCAGACCGCCAAGATGGACGGCGTCGAGCTGTCGCCGGAAGCGGTCCAGGCCGGCAAGTACGAGCTGTCGCGCCCGCTGTTCATCTACATCAAGAACGCCCACGCCGGCGTCATCCCGGGCATCCGGGAGTTCATCGCCGAGTACACCTCGGAGCGCGCGATGGGCGAGGACGGCTATCTGGGCGACAAGGGCCTGATCTCCATGCCGAAGGCGGAGCGCGACGCCGCCCGCACCTCGGCGACCAACCTGACCCCGCTCCAGCTCTGA
- the pstC gene encoding phosphate ABC transporter permease subunit PstC, with translation MQLTVLLIVLALLTVIGYQMGRSRAVASVGGRIVELHSVPSYHGFYVALWAGLPALLLFAFWGASEGWLVMQMVLSGLPDRLVTGDAQSLGLLRADILNLAHGVTTGREPDPEVVAAAERYVRLHALGDWSLLVIGCCVAIGGLLYARGRIDPDLRARNRVERTVNIALVICSLVAILTTIGIVLSLLFEAIRFFAVVNPLEFLFGTHWSPQMAMRADQVGSSGSFGAIPLFAGTLLITGIAMAVAVPVGLMAAIFMSEYASPGLRTWLKPILEVLAGIPTVVYGFFAALTMAPFVRDVGNSLGLSVSSESALAAGFVMGVMIIPFVSSLSDDVINAVPQSLRDGSYGLGATKSETIRLVVLPAALPGIVAAIMLAVSRAIGETMIVTMAAGLTANLTANPLDAVTTVTTQIATLLVGDQEFDSPKTLSAFGLGLVLFVVTLTLNMVALRVVQKYREKYD, from the coding sequence ATGCAGCTCACGGTACTGCTCATCGTTCTGGCCCTGCTCACAGTGATCGGTTACCAGATGGGCCGGTCGCGTGCCGTCGCCTCCGTCGGCGGCCGCATCGTCGAGCTTCATTCGGTGCCGTCCTACCACGGCTTCTACGTCGCCCTCTGGGCGGGGCTTCCGGCCCTGCTGCTCTTCGCCTTCTGGGGAGCGTCGGAAGGCTGGCTGGTCATGCAGATGGTCCTGTCCGGCCTGCCGGACCGGCTGGTCACCGGCGACGCCCAGTCGCTCGGCCTGCTGCGCGCCGACATCCTGAACCTCGCCCACGGCGTCACCACGGGCCGGGAGCCGGATCCGGAGGTGGTCGCGGCGGCGGAGCGCTATGTGCGGCTGCACGCGCTCGGCGACTGGAGCCTGCTGGTCATCGGCTGCTGCGTCGCCATCGGCGGCCTGCTCTACGCCCGCGGCCGGATCGACCCCGACCTGCGCGCCCGCAACCGGGTGGAGCGCACGGTCAACATCGCGCTGGTGATCTGCTCGCTGGTCGCCATCCTGACCACCATCGGCATCGTGCTGTCGCTTCTGTTCGAGGCGATCCGCTTCTTCGCGGTGGTCAACCCGCTGGAGTTCCTGTTCGGGACGCACTGGAGCCCGCAGATGGCCATGCGCGCCGACCAGGTGGGCTCCAGCGGCTCCTTCGGCGCGATCCCGCTGTTCGCCGGCACGCTGCTGATCACCGGCATCGCCATGGCGGTGGCGGTTCCGGTCGGGCTGATGGCGGCCATCTTCATGTCGGAATACGCCAGCCCGGGCCTGCGCACCTGGCTGAAGCCGATCCTGGAGGTGCTGGCCGGCATCCCGACCGTGGTCTACGGCTTCTTCGCCGCCCTGACCATGGCGCCCTTCGTCCGCGACGTGGGCAACAGCCTGGGGCTGAGCGTCAGCTCGGAATCGGCGCTGGCCGCCGGCTTCGTGATGGGCGTGATGATCATCCCCTTCGTCAGCTCGCTGTCGGACGACGTCATCAACGCGGTGCCGCAATCCTTGCGCGACGGTTCCTACGGGCTGGGCGCCACCAAGTCGGAGACGATCCGGCTGGTCGTGCTGCCCGCCGCCCTGCCGGGCATCGTCGCCGCCATCATGCTGGCGGTCAGCCGCGCCATCGGCGAGACGATGATCGTCACCATGGCCGCCGGCCTCACCGCCAACCTGACCGCCAACCCGCTGGACGCCGTGACCACGGTGACGACGCAGATCGCCACGCTCCTGGTCGGCGACCAGGAGTTCGACAGCCCCAAGACGCTGTCGGCTTTCGGGCTGGGCCTCGTCCTGTTCGTCGTGACCCTCACCCTCAACATGGTCGCCCTCCGGGTGGTCCAGAAGTATCGAGAGAAATATGACTGA
- the pstA gene encoding phosphate ABC transporter permease PstA, translated as MSVAVTKSRYQSEEFSARLRRRYAAERRFRIAGMVAVGIATLMLVVLLGSIVSKGYTAFWQAQIRLEVTLDKQQVEERNYTALLRQALYAQVPAATDRATRRSLNDLLSSGAPYELEAMVNANPSLIGTTQTVWVRADDEIDQFMKGFIRRDVPESERRLNDVKIAAIDALVANGSIRSTFNTTLFTAGDSREPEQAGILGAVVGSALTLVVTMLLSVPIGIAAAVYLEEFAPKNRWTDLIEVNINNLAAVPSIIFGLLGLAVFLGFFGLPRSAPLVGGLVMALMTLPVIIIASRVALKAVPPSIREAALGVGASPLQTVTHHVLPLALPGILTGTIIGMARALGETAPLLMIGMVAFIVDIPNSFTHSATAIPVQIYMWADSPERAFTERTSAAIMILLAFLILMNGLAVFLRKKFERRW; from the coding sequence ATGTCGGTCGCCGTCACCAAGTCGCGCTACCAGAGCGAGGAGTTCTCCGCCCGGCTGCGCCGCCGCTACGCCGCGGAGCGCCGCTTCCGGATCGCCGGGATGGTCGCCGTGGGGATCGCCACGCTGATGCTGGTGGTTCTGCTCGGCTCCATCGTCAGCAAGGGCTACACCGCCTTCTGGCAGGCGCAGATCCGGCTGGAGGTGACGCTGGACAAGCAGCAGGTCGAGGAGCGGAACTACACCGCCCTTCTCCGGCAGGCGCTCTACGCCCAGGTCCCGGCGGCCACCGACCGCGCCACCCGCCGCTCGCTGAACGACCTGCTGTCGTCCGGCGCGCCGTACGAGCTGGAGGCGATGGTCAACGCCAACCCGTCGCTCATCGGCACCACGCAGACGGTCTGGGTCCGCGCCGACGACGAGATCGACCAGTTCATGAAGGGCTTCATCCGGCGCGACGTGCCGGAGAGCGAGCGCCGGCTGAACGACGTCAAGATCGCCGCCATCGACGCGCTGGTCGCCAACGGCTCGATCCGCAGCACCTTCAACACCACCCTGTTCACCGCCGGCGACAGCCGCGAGCCGGAGCAGGCGGGCATCCTGGGCGCCGTCGTCGGCTCCGCCCTGACGCTTGTGGTGACCATGCTGCTGTCGGTGCCCATCGGCATCGCCGCCGCGGTCTATCTGGAGGAGTTCGCGCCGAAGAACCGCTGGACCGACCTGATCGAGGTGAACATCAACAACCTCGCCGCGGTGCCGTCGATCATCTTCGGCCTGCTCGGCCTCGCGGTGTTCCTCGGCTTCTTCGGGCTGCCGCGCTCCGCGCCGCTGGTCGGCGGCCTGGTGATGGCGCTGATGACCCTGCCGGTCATCATCATCGCCTCGCGCGTCGCGCTGAAGGCGGTGCCGCCGTCGATCCGCGAGGCGGCTCTGGGCGTCGGCGCCTCGCCGCTGCAGACGGTGACGCACCATGTCCTGCCGCTGGCCCTGCCGGGCATCCTGACCGGCACCATCATCGGCATGGCCCGCGCGCTGGGCGAGACGGCGCCGCTGCTGATGATCGGCATGGTCGCCTTCATCGTCGACATCCCGAACAGCTTCACCCACAGCGCCACGGCGATCCCGGTGCAGATCTACATGTGGGCGGACAGCCCCGAGCGGGCCTTCACGGAGCGCACCTCCGCGGCGATCATGATCCTGCTCGCCTTCCTCATCCTGATGAACGGCCTGGCCGTCTTCCTGCGCAAGAAATTCGAGAGGCGTTGGTAA
- the pstB gene encoding phosphate ABC transporter ATP-binding protein PstB yields the protein MASRPAAGIHGTKMVARDVKVFYGAKQALKGINLEIQENRVMALIGPSGCGKSTFLRCLNRMNDTIENCRVEGLIALDGEDVYGRNIDAVQLRARVGMVFQKPNPFPKSIYDNIAYGPRIHGIASHRDEMDEIVQTSLQRAGLWNEVKDRLREPGTGLSGGQQQRLCIARAIAVSPEVILMDEPCSALDPIATAHIEELIDELRENYTIVIVTHNMQQAARVSQKTAFFHLGDMVECDDTEEIFTNPRDERTQGYITGRYG from the coding sequence ATGGCGTCGCGTCCCGCCGCCGGCATCCACGGCACCAAGATGGTCGCCCGCGACGTCAAGGTGTTCTACGGGGCCAAGCAGGCGCTCAAGGGCATCAACCTGGAGATCCAGGAAAACCGCGTGATGGCGCTGATCGGCCCGTCCGGCTGCGGCAAGTCGACGTTCCTGCGCTGCCTGAACCGCATGAACGACACCATCGAGAACTGCCGCGTCGAGGGGCTGATCGCGCTCGACGGCGAGGACGTCTACGGCCGGAACATCGACGCCGTGCAGCTCCGCGCCCGCGTCGGCATGGTCTTCCAGAAGCCCAACCCCTTCCCGAAGTCGATCTACGACAACATCGCCTACGGCCCGCGCATCCACGGCATCGCCAGCCACCGCGACGAGATGGACGAGATCGTCCAGACCTCGCTGCAGCGCGCCGGCCTGTGGAACGAGGTGAAGGACCGCCTGCGCGAGCCGGGCACCGGCCTGTCCGGCGGCCAGCAGCAGCGCCTGTGCATCGCCCGCGCCATCGCCGTCAGCCCCGAGGTGATCCTGATGGACGAGCCCTGCTCGGCGCTCGACCCCATCGCGACCGCCCACATCGAGGAGCTGATCGACGAGCTGCGCGAGAACTACACGATCGTCATCGTCACCCACAACATGCAGCAGGCGGCCCGCGTCTCCCAGAAGACCGCCTTCTTCCATCTGGGCGACATGGTGGAGTGCGACGACACGGAGGAAATCTTCACCAACCCGCGGGACGAGCGCACCCAGGGCTACATCACCGGCCGCTACGGCTGA
- the phoU gene encoding phosphate signaling complex protein PhoU, with product MSNEHIVRSFAHELERLSNLITQMGGVAEAQVDAAVKAVARRDVALAAQVMQADQRIDAYERDIDAEAVRLLALRQPLAQDLREIVSALKIASDLERIGDYASNIAKRSLALAQVPVVRPAVAIPRMGRLVESIMKDVLDAYIERDVQRAIAAWERDEELDDLYTSLFREVLTYMMEDPRNITPCTHLLFMAKNLERIGDHATNIAETIHYLVVGTTLRAARPKNDGSSFAVVEPEGLAMAATDAVERGLPRDGGPDNDGAGHAA from the coding sequence ATGAGCAACGAACACATCGTGCGTTCCTTCGCGCACGAACTTGAACGCCTGTCCAACCTGATCACCCAGATGGGCGGCGTCGCCGAAGCGCAGGTGGACGCCGCCGTGAAGGCGGTGGCCCGCCGCGACGTCGCACTGGCCGCCCAGGTCATGCAGGCCGACCAGCGCATCGACGCCTACGAGCGCGACATCGATGCCGAGGCCGTGCGCCTGCTCGCCCTGCGCCAGCCGCTGGCCCAGGACCTGCGCGAGATCGTGTCGGCGCTGAAGATCGCCTCGGACCTGGAGCGGATCGGCGACTACGCCTCCAACATCGCCAAGCGCTCGCTGGCGCTGGCCCAGGTGCCGGTGGTGCGCCCGGCGGTGGCCATCCCGCGCATGGGGCGGCTGGTCGAGTCGATCATGAAGGACGTGCTGGACGCCTACATCGAGCGCGACGTCCAGCGCGCCATCGCCGCCTGGGAACGCGACGAGGAGCTGGACGACCTCTACACCAGCCTGTTCCGCGAGGTCCTGACCTACATGATGGAGGACCCGCGCAACATCACGCCCTGCACGCACCTGCTGTTCATGGCGAAGAACCTGGAGCGGATCGGCGACCACGCCACCAACATCGCCGAGACCATCCATTACCTGGTGGTCGGAACGACGCTGCGCGCCGCGCGCCCGAAGAACGACGGCAGCAGCTTCGCCGTGGTCGAGCCGGAAGGGCTCGCCATGGCGGCGACGGACGCGGTGGAACGGGGATTGCCGCGGGACGGCGGCCCGGATAACGATGGAGCGGGACATGCCGCGTGA
- the phoB gene encoding phosphate regulon transcriptional regulator PhoB, producing MNSALKPLVLIVEDEADIVTLLKYNLEKEGFRVNAATDGEEALLLAGEQTPNIVLLDWMLPLMSGLEVCRQMRRNSKMRDIPIIMLTARGEEADRVRGLNSGADDYITKPFSPTELVARMRAVLRRSAPGMTDETLQFADVTMDLAAHRVRRNGRDVHLGPTEFRLLRHFMQHPGRVFSREQLLDVVWGHDVYVEPRTVDVHIRRLRKAMNEETEMDLIRTVRSAGYALDSKSI from the coding sequence ATGAATTCGGCGCTGAAGCCGCTCGTTCTCATCGTCGAGGACGAAGCCGACATCGTGACGCTGCTGAAGTACAATCTGGAGAAGGAAGGCTTCCGCGTGAACGCCGCCACCGACGGCGAGGAAGCGCTTCTGCTGGCCGGGGAGCAGACGCCGAACATCGTCCTGCTCGACTGGATGCTGCCGCTGATGTCGGGGCTGGAGGTCTGCCGCCAGATGCGCCGCAACAGCAAGATGCGCGACATCCCGATCATCATGCTGACCGCCCGCGGCGAGGAGGCGGACCGCGTGCGCGGCCTGAATTCCGGCGCCGACGACTACATCACCAAGCCCTTCTCCCCGACCGAGCTGGTCGCCCGCATGCGCGCCGTGCTGCGCCGGTCGGCCCCCGGCATGACCGACGAGACGCTGCAGTTCGCCGACGTGACCATGGATCTGGCCGCCCACCGGGTGCGCCGGAATGGGCGCGACGTGCATCTGGGGCCGACCGAGTTCCGCCTGCTGCGCCATTTCATGCAGCATCCCGGCCGCGTCTTCTCGCGCGAGCAGCTTCTCGACGTGGTGTGGGGCCATGACGTCTATGTCGAGCCGCGCACCGTCGACGTGCACATCCGCCGTCTGCGCAAGGCGATGAACGAGGAGACGGAGATGGACCTGATCCGCACCGTCCGCTCGGCCGGCTACGCGCTGGACAGCAAGTCCATCTGA